The Novosphingobium sp. PP1Y genome segment GTCGAGGCATGGGCGTCCTGCGGCACGGAGGCGGCTAGCACGCCGCTTGCGGCCAGCGCGAGCCCACCAAGCAGATTGGGGCATTTTGCAATCGGACGATCGAACATGAACCAGCTCCCTGTTTACGCGGATGAGCGTTGCACCCAGAAGTCTGAATATGTGATATATCGAATATTCAGTCGTCCAGCAATATGCAATTGGCTATTGCTGTACTGTTGGTATCGTGTTGGCCCGATCTTGATGGAGCCACGGCCAATTTCTACGGCGCTGGGACTGGCGTGAGATCACGGCCTTGTGTGAAGAAGGAAGAAGGTGACGCTTTTGCCCAAGACTGTCGTGTTCCTGGCCCAGACCGGAAAATCGCCATCGCTTGCCGAGCAGACGTCGGCCTGTGTGCGCGACGGCGATCTTGTCGTGAGTGCCCCGGAAGTGAGCTTCAGCGAACTGGAGAAGCTGCTGGGCAAGCTCGGCAATCCGCTTGTGTCGGGAGACACCATCAAGTTCCACGATCTTTCGTGTCTCGCGCTCAGCACCACGACGGTCCTTCGCCTGATGCTTAAGTTCCTCAAGGTCGGGATCGCGATCGAGCTTTGCGGCCTAGGCGTGACAATCACCCCGGATCGGGAGAGCGATCTGTTTCTTCTGGTCGAAGCCTTCGATAGCCACTGGCGGCAGATCCACGGGATCAAGACGAATGCAAAGCGCGAGGCGAAAGCGGGGCGCAAGCCGCGACTGACGCTCGAGCAGCTGCCTGACATCCAAAGGCGTCTGGCCGAGCCGGGCGCAACGCATGAGAGCGTGGCAAAGGACCTGGGTGTCGCTCGCTCTACGCTCTTCGGGTTTTTGAAGGCGCATAAGGATGTGTCAGGCTGATTGAAGGAGAGCGGCCGGCGGCATCCCGAGAGCGGCGCACAGTCCGGCCAGTTCGGTAAGCGTTATGTCCCGGGCCTTGCCTTCCAGAATGCTCACGATGCGGGCTTCGGGCAATGCGCTGGCAAAGGCGAGGTCACGCACCGCCAGCTTGCGCTCCTGGACCGCACCGAGCGTTCGGACGTAAAGGGTTCGGTACACCGACATGGCTCAACTGCCGGCGCGGCGGGATGCAGGCCTGGCCGAGGCCGGAGCCTCGCCTTCGACGATTTGGCGGCGCTTCTCGTACATCATGGGAAGCAAGCTTGAAAGCACTTCCCATGAGCGGTCCGCGACTTCGCAAAGGGCCTGCGCCTCCGATTGGCTGGCGATGTAGCGGCGTGCAGC includes the following:
- a CDS encoding helix-turn-helix transcriptional regulator — translated: MSVYRTLYVRTLGAVQERKLAVRDLAFASALPEARIVSILEGKARDITLTELAGLCAALGMPPAALLQSA
- a CDS encoding helix-turn-helix domain-containing protein — translated: MTLLPKTVVFLAQTGKSPSLAEQTSACVRDGDLVVSAPEVSFSELEKLLGKLGNPLVSGDTIKFHDLSCLALSTTTVLRLMLKFLKVGIAIELCGLGVTITPDRESDLFLLVEAFDSHWRQIHGIKTNAKREAKAGRKPRLTLEQLPDIQRRLAEPGATHESVAKDLGVARSTLFGFLKAHKDVSG